Proteins from a genomic interval of Rhodothermus marinus:
- the fliN gene encoding flagellar motor switch protein FliN, with the protein MSSNPTLPRLEATREALQQFLQTLLNQELTLELGTPATVTSDQLNELAGDRVLIWARSEPFAIGLTPDWIPLLSQAMLGEALNPGDEGTDDLLGEVAAQGYGTLRNALAAEGVRLPEVSFVVQQPGSGAAQPPVELPDSLLQLPFTLQIGDARHEGFILLPPSVTQQLTSRAPKATAAGAAEQPAVEVRPASFGELGPERIGDGGVKGNLELLADVELEIVVELGRRRLPLADVLRLTTGSIIELEKLVGEPLEIYANGRLIAEGEAVVIDEQFGVRITSLVTGSRQREKTLL; encoded by the coding sequence ATGAGCTCGAATCCAACGCTTCCGCGGCTTGAGGCTACCCGTGAGGCCCTGCAGCAATTTCTTCAGACGCTGCTGAATCAGGAGCTTACTCTGGAGCTGGGTACGCCTGCCACGGTTACGAGTGACCAGCTGAACGAGCTGGCCGGCGACCGGGTGCTGATCTGGGCCCGCAGTGAGCCGTTTGCCATCGGGCTGACGCCGGACTGGATCCCGCTCCTGTCGCAGGCCATGCTCGGCGAAGCGCTCAACCCCGGCGACGAAGGCACCGATGATCTGCTGGGAGAAGTGGCCGCCCAGGGCTACGGCACGCTGCGCAACGCACTGGCCGCCGAAGGCGTGCGCTTGCCCGAGGTAAGCTTCGTCGTCCAGCAGCCCGGTTCCGGGGCCGCCCAGCCTCCGGTGGAACTGCCCGACTCGCTGTTGCAGCTTCCGTTCACGCTCCAGATAGGCGACGCCCGGCACGAAGGCTTTATTCTGCTACCTCCGAGCGTGACGCAACAGCTGACTTCCAGAGCACCCAAGGCGACGGCTGCAGGAGCCGCCGAGCAACCGGCCGTCGAAGTACGTCCGGCCTCCTTTGGCGAACTGGGCCCCGAGCGCATCGGCGACGGCGGCGTCAAAGGCAATCTGGAGCTGCTGGCCGATGTCGAGCTGGAGATCGTCGTCGAGCTGGGCCGACGCCGCCTGCCGCTGGCCGACGTGCTGCGACTGACCACCGGCAGCATCATCGAACTGGAAAAACTGGTCGGTGAACCGCTGGAAATTTATGCCAACGGCCGGCTCATCGCCGAGGGCGAAGCCGTCGTGATCGACGAGCAGTTCGGCGTACGCATTACCAGCCTGGTCACCGGAAGCCGCCAGCGCGAGAAGACCCTGCTCTGA
- the fliM gene encoding flagellar motor switch protein FliM gives MAKPLSQEEIDILLEVRSQIGEQGDYDLEALESMMTAEAEKKILPYNFKRPRLFSQDQMRVLHYVHEAFARDLSVYLSAQLRTLVDIGLSAIDQVLYSEFVMSSAPPSALYVVDVHPLHQKIVLELDPRLAIFTVEKLFGGPGIFLRKPRELSQIERRIMDKVMMRAFRELEKAWKQIHEIHLEEAGFESNAEFVQILPGVEPALVATFEVSIYEQRSFINICYPYILLERMLGHSAMKQWRSSSTTEVPPAVRQRYEEQLEKIEVELRAVMGRTRIKLSELMTLEEGDVIVLERRVNQPVQVYIGDREKFKAIPGRSGKHRALRILEVVPPELPLEEDELESNASAA, from the coding sequence TGAGGTCCGTAGCCAGATCGGTGAACAGGGCGACTACGACCTCGAGGCCCTCGAGTCGATGATGACGGCCGAGGCGGAGAAGAAGATTCTCCCCTACAACTTCAAGCGGCCTCGGCTGTTTTCGCAGGACCAGATGCGGGTCCTGCACTACGTGCACGAAGCCTTCGCCCGCGATCTTTCGGTCTATCTTTCCGCCCAGCTCCGCACGCTGGTCGACATCGGCCTGTCGGCCATCGACCAGGTGCTCTACTCCGAGTTCGTCATGTCCAGCGCCCCGCCTTCGGCGCTCTACGTGGTCGACGTCCATCCACTGCACCAGAAAATCGTCCTGGAGCTTGACCCTCGCCTGGCCATTTTCACGGTAGAGAAGCTTTTCGGTGGACCGGGCATCTTTCTGCGCAAACCGCGGGAGCTTTCCCAGATCGAGCGCCGCATCATGGACAAAGTCATGATGCGGGCGTTTCGGGAGCTGGAAAAGGCCTGGAAACAGATTCACGAAATCCACCTGGAGGAAGCCGGTTTCGAATCGAACGCCGAGTTCGTCCAGATCCTGCCGGGTGTCGAGCCAGCGCTGGTGGCTACGTTCGAGGTTTCGATTTACGAGCAGCGCTCTTTTATCAACATCTGCTATCCGTACATCCTGCTGGAACGGATGCTGGGGCACAGCGCCATGAAGCAGTGGCGCTCCAGCTCCACCACCGAAGTGCCTCCTGCCGTTCGTCAGCGCTACGAAGAACAGCTGGAAAAAATCGAGGTGGAGCTGCGCGCCGTGATGGGCCGCACCCGGATCAAACTCAGCGAATTGATGACGCTCGAAGAGGGCGACGTGATCGTGCTGGAGCGCCGGGTGAACCAGCCCGTCCAGGTGTACATCGGCGACCGCGAGAAATTTAAAGCGATCCCCGGCCGCTCCGGCAAGCACCGCGCCCTGCGCATTCTGGAAGTCGTCCCCCCGGAACTACCGCTTGAAGAAGATGAGCTCGAATCCAACGCTTCCGCGGCTTGA